The Bdellovibrionales bacterium sequence AGAGACAGGCAATGTTGGCGTAAGCCTTCGATGTAGTTTTTCGCATTGAGCTCGTAACCCTGCGGAGATTTAAATCCCTTTTGGAACTTTACGGTGAACGATTTAAAATCAGGAGTATGGGTGACGGATTCGGAAAGTGTAGGAATGGATTTGATCCGCTGATGGCTAACAGTCAGGGAGAATAAAGACGTCAGGTAGGAATCCGCCGGAACAATCAAGTGGGGATCTAGAGTGGGCAAAAAGTAATCTTCGACGTAGATGGTGAGAGTCTTTTGGTTTTTTTCTGAGCGAGAGAGTGCAAAAACAATCAGACCCACAAGAACCACGGCCGTGATCGGTAACCCCGCAGCCCATAGAATTTTACTTTTTGATATCTTAGTCACCCCCGTCACCACCATCGGCACCACCCATTCCCATACCCATTCCATAACAGGTCTCGTAGGCTTGAGGGGTCCGATTGAGGCAAGCGGGAGCACTCGCTTTGACCGAGTTCCACTCGGCGATGCTATTTGTAGGAACAAACATAGTACTGGTCGAACACGTATTGACGACATAATAACACTCGCCAAACTCAGGGACATAAAATCCCGCGTAGTAGGCCGCATTGTAATATTGAGCCGCAATTCCTCGAATCACATACAAACAGGTGAATATAAATCCAAAAAGAATTAGTGGCAGCAGACGTTTACTCATATCTCTATCTTATCAAAAACCCTAAATCCTTCAAACACCTTATACAGGGTTGTATCAATTCACGAGAGAGGGAAGCTTCTAAAGATTGGACGAAGGTCGAGTTTGATAGGTGTGTCTCAATGGGACATCACGAGGAAGATCTCTTCCTCCTCAATTTGAGAAACAGCTTTTTAAAAGCGTAATAGCAGCCATAGCCAAAGATGGGAGCGGTAAGAGCCCATGCGAAGACGGCAGCGAGAACAGCCGTGCTATATTGCACAACGAACTGTCGAGGGTCGTTGGAAAAGTGTTCTAAAATGAGATCGGGCCTCAACGGGATATGTTCCATTCCCAAAAGAAATTCTCCAGAGTAAATAAAAACAGGAATCATAAGAAGATGAACCGGCCACATGAGCTGGTTGACCAACTGAAGTGTGGGTTGATTGAGTTCAAAAAATAAACTGAAGATCAGGCTAAGTATTGTGCAAAAGCCCAGGACGGGGAAAGAGCCGCAGATGACTCCCATAGTGCAACTCAATGCCAACCCTTGGGGAGATGTTCCTTTTTTGAGCTGATCGAGCAGAAACTCTTGAGCGCGGCGGGCGTAGTGAATAAGCATGATTGAATCTTACGTGAATCTTTTGTCGCAATAAAGATAAATCTGTCAATCATCCCGGGCGATAGGACATTCAATCGTTGCGGTCATCAGAATGTGATTTTCAATCTCTTCGATGGGAGTTTCCGCGGGAAGAACCACTCCTTTGGCGATGACGCTTCTATTTTTCTCGAAACACTCCAGGCCCTTTTTGAGCTCGTTATCACTCAGCATCAGAGTGAATCGAGGAGCGAGGCACGATACAGGAGTCTCAGTGGT is a genomic window containing:
- a CDS encoding DUF2062 domain-containing protein gives rise to the protein MLIHYARRAQEFLLDQLKKGTSPQGLALSCTMGVICGSFPVLGFCTILSLIFSLFFELNQPTLQLVNQLMWPVHLLMIPVFIYSGEFLLGMEHIPLRPDLILEHFSNDPRQFVVQYSTAVLAAVFAWALTAPIFGYGCYYAFKKLFLKLRRKRSSS